Below is a window of Lacibacter sp. H407 DNA.
TTCTTTTCCGAAACATTTTATGTAATTGCTGCCGCAGCTTATGCCAAAGCAAGTGGCAGTGAAGAAGCCGCCGCCAATGCAAGAAGAGTATTTGGCGAATGTATTGCCTATGCAAGTGGTGATAAAAAATTGCCATCTAAGTTTTGCGGAACACGTCCATCGATTGGAATTGGCGTACCCATGATCATGACTAATACTGCACAGCAGCTAAGGGAAATCATTGGTGACGACCGATGCGATGAATGGATCAGCAAATGGATCAGTGATATTGAAACCTACTTTGTAAAAGATGATATAAAATGTGTGATGGAGCAGGTGGCGACTGATGGCAGCATTATCGATCATATTGATGGACGCACACTCAATCCCGGTCATGCAATTGAAGGTGCATGGTTTATTTTGCACGAAGCAAAACATCGCAACAACGATCCACATTTGATTGAACTTGGTTGCAAAATGCTCGACTATATGTGGGAGCGTGGATGGGATAAAGAACATGGCGGTATTTTGTATTTCCGTGATGTATACAACAAACCGGTACAGGAATATTGGCAGGATATGAAATTCTGGTGGCCACACAACGAAGTGATCATTGCAACATTACTTGCTTATACGATGACCGGCAATGAGAAATATGCACAGTGGCACAAGCTGGTGCATGATTATGCATACAGTCATTTTCACGATAAAGAAAACGGTGAATGGTTTGGTTACCTGCATCGTGATGGAAGCATTGCACAAACAGCCAAAGGAAATTTATTTAAAGGTCCGTTTCATTTACCAAGGCAGGAGTGGTATTGTATGAAATTGTTGAATGAGCATCTCCAGGCTGATGCAAATTTAGCGCATACGGTTGAGCATTTGCAGAGCAGTTTTATTTAATAGCTTCAACCCAGCAATTTTTTAATTGTTCTCATCAATGAAAAGATTGTCATTCAGTTTACTTTTAATTCCCTATGTTGCCATCGGTTAATTGCCGGTGGCAACATTTTTTTACTCAAACGATGGAATTCGAAGGAAAGTTCAAATAAACAGGTGTTAGTGAAATCGAAACAAAAGCCTGCCTATATTTATTATGGCTGGCAGCCATTCAGTAAAGGAAATTTATTGAATGGTGAACAACTGCCTGCATCAACATTTAAATTGAAAATCCAGTGAAAAAAAATCTGCTTTCTGTTTGTTTATCGTTGTGTGTACATATTTTATTTGCACAACGTAATGATGTAACCATTCGTTTCGATGCACCTGCTACACATTTCACCGAAAGTCTTCCGTTGGGTAACGGACGTTTAGGTGCCATGATGTTTGGCGACACAAAGAAAGAACGTATTGCTCTCAACGAAATTTCATTATGGAGTGGCGGCCCTCAGGATGCAGATATTGAAAATGCATACCAGTTTCTAAAACCTATCCAGGATTATTTGTTGGCCGGTGATAATAAAGCTGCGCAGGATCTGCTACAAAAGAATTTTATCTCAAAAGGAAAGGGGTCTGGTCGTGGCAGAGGAGCAAATGAGAAATATGGTTGTTATCAAACCATGGGCGATCTGTTCATCAGCTGGAAGGATAGTGCAACATCTGTGACCAATTACAAGCGCTGGCTGGATATTGAACAGGCAAAAGCAATCACGCAGTTTACACGCAATGGTGTAACCTATACTGAAGAATGTTTTGTTGATTTTGTAAATGATATTACCTGGGTGAAACTATCTTCTTCTAAAAAGCAATCGCTCAATGTGGTGCTTTCATTATACAGGAAGGAAAATGCAACGTTCAAAACAAAAAAGAATACGCTTGGTATGGTTGGGCAGTTGCCGTCTGCAAGTGATAAAGGAATGCAGTTTGCAACGTTTGCACAACCTGTGGTGAAAGATGGAACGATAAAACAGGAAGGAAACGAACTTGTGGTTGAAAATGCAACCGAATGTTGGATCAAAATTACTTCGGCTACCAATTACAATGATGCGACTGGTGATCTGTCTTCAACAGATGTAGTTGATAAAGCGTTTCAATATCTTGATAAAACAAAACCATTGAGTTTTGCTACAGCGCAACAGAAGAGTACTGCAGCTTATAAAAAATGGTTTAACCGTTGCCGTTGGAATATGCCGGATAGCAAAATTGCCACTGCAACAAGTACAAATCAACGTCTCATCAATTACAATAAAGGTGAAGAAGATCTGCAATTGCCTGTGTTGTATTTTAATTTCGGAAGATACCTGCTCATCAGTTCCTCCCGTCCCGGTTTGTTGCCTGCGAATCTGCAAGGGCTGTGGGCACTAGAATACCAGACACCCTGGAACGGTGATTATCATCTCAATATTA
It encodes the following:
- a CDS encoding AGE family epimerase/isomerase — protein: MAYTTNDLIALRDFYANQLLNDTVPFWFPRSFDAEHGGFLLMRDADGSLIDDDKAVWIQGRATWLLSTLYNTVEQKQEWLDGAKLGYEFLNKHCFDTDGQMFFHVARDGQPVRKRRYFFSETFYVIAAAAYAKASGSEEAAANARRVFGECIAYASGDKKLPSKFCGTRPSIGIGVPMIMTNTAQQLREIIGDDRCDEWISKWISDIETYFVKDDIKCVMEQVATDGSIIDHIDGRTLNPGHAIEGAWFILHEAKHRNNDPHLIELGCKMLDYMWERGWDKEHGGILYFRDVYNKPVQEYWQDMKFWWPHNEVIIATLLAYTMTGNEKYAQWHKLVHDYAYSHFHDKENGEWFGYLHRDGSIAQTAKGNLFKGPFHLPRQEWYCMKLLNEHLQADANLAHTVEHLQSSFI